A window from Cyprinus carpio isolate SPL01 chromosome A11, ASM1834038v1, whole genome shotgun sequence encodes these proteins:
- the LOC109075374 gene encoding dual specificity protein phosphatase 7, with translation MKNTLWSGAMMSSKSAEWLQDELQSGGGSLLLLDCRSHELFESSHIESAINLAIPGLMLRRLKKGNLPIRSIIPNNEDKEKFARRCKTDTVLLYDEATADWQESGAGSVLGLLMHKLRDDGCRAFYLEGGFNKFQTEYPEHCETSLDCSCPSSSPPASVLGLGGLRISSDCSDGESDREPGSATESEGSPLPSNQPAFPVQILPYLYLGCAKDSTNLDILGKYNIKYILNVTPNLPNMFEHDGDFKYKQIPISDHWSQNLSQFFPEAISFIDEARSKNCGILVHCLAGISRSVTVTVAYLMQKLNLSLNDAYDFVKRKKSNISPNFNFMGQLLDFERTLGLNSPCDNRSTPNDQLFFTTPTNHNMFQLDTLEST, from the exons ATGAAAAACACTCTCTGGAGCGGCGCGATGATGTCGAGCAAAAGCGCGGAGTGGCTGCAGGACGAGCTGCAGTCCGGCGGCGGATCGCTGCTGCTGCTCGACTGCCGCTCGCACGAGCTCTTCGAGTCCTCGCACATCGAGTCCGCCATCAACCTGGCCATCCCGGGACTCATGCTGCGGAGGCTGAAGAAGGGCAACCTGCCCATCCGCTCCATCATCCCCAACAACGAGGACAAGGAGAAGTTCGCCCGGCGCTGTAAGACGGACACGGTGCTGCTGTACGACGAGGCGACGGCGGACTGGCAGGAGAGCGGAGCGGGCTCGGTGCTCGGGCTCCTCATGCACAAGCTGCGGGACGACGGCTGCAGAGCCTTCTACCTGGAAG GAGGGTTTAACAAGTTTCAGACTGAGTATCCAGAGCACTGCGAGACGAGTCTGGACTGCTCCTGTCCGAGCAGCTCTCCGCCCGCGTCCGTCCTGGGGCTCGGGGGTCTGCGGATCAGCTCGGACTGCTCCGACGGCGAGTCGGACCGGGAACCGGGCAGCGCCACCGAGTCCGAGGGCAGCCCGCTGCCCAGTAACCAGCCAGCGTTCCCAGTCCAGATCCTGCCCTATCTGTACCTGGGCTGTGCCAAAGACTCCACCAACCTGGACATCCTGGGCAAGTACAACATCAAGTACATCCTGAACGTGACCCCCAACCTGCCCAACATGTTCGAGCACGACGGGGACTTCAAGTACAAGCAGATCCCCATCTCGGATCACTGGAGCCAGAACCTGTCTCAGTTCTTCCCTGAAGCCATTTCTTTCATCG ATGAAGCTCGTTCCAAAAATTGCGGCATCTTGGTGCACTGCCTAGCGGGCATCAGTCGCTCGGTCACCGTCACGGTGGCGTACCTGATGCAGAAGCTCAACCTGTCGCTCAACGACGCCTACGACTTCGTCAAGCGCAAGAAGTCCAACATCTCGCCCAACTTCAACTTCATGGGGCAGCTTTTGGACTTCGAGAGGACACTGGGGCTCAACAGCCCCTGCGACAACCGCTCGACCCCCAACGACCAGCTCTTCTTCACCACGCCCACCAATCACAACATGTTCCAGCTGGACACGCTGGAGTCCACATGA